The Actinomycetota bacterium genome contains a region encoding:
- a CDS encoding DUF11 domain-containing protein — protein MRRHGLAAAAFCVTVALAAAMLAAGGATAVGAEISWHEHDGNPVYDPADHRAYYPCVLYDPDGFSGHGATFHYKMWYGGYESAPGSAHNQAVTYSDDGIDWSAPVEMQGIAAGGYHAQVVYIPEGFGAGPYFYKIWYWTGDMDYTIGNMRTADSADGENWENDQAVTQDAAYPLISGISGTDWKRGTYGPVSVLYNPSASNTGDDPFDHTFAMYYDATTGGQEVIGLAYSADGAHWTRYHLPPYEDAPVFDHGSPGDWDSDYATFGTVIPDIDGTWHLWYSGSGPAGFANQGIGHATSPDGINWTRDPENPLFHRDDGVAWRNVRTYTPSVLYSPDAFRGHGENARFKMWFSGRTNTPSTNYSVGYASSREPVLALEKSSQPTGQVKPGDELTYTMVVRNGGNAPATGTTLRDAVPAHTSYVAGSTTINGAPVPDSGGTTPLQAGMSVNSPGDPPGTIAPGGLATVTFKARVMSGTPGGTRVTNAAAATCSEQPSGVTAQAVIEVAASAPSLVLEKTSFPAREVTRGSVIRYTLRARNVGDAAATGARLTDAVPAHTGYVSHTTTLNGIRVEDAGGTTPLAGGMAVNSPGEVPGVIAPGAEAVVTFMVQVANDLPLGADVRNVAVAEADGLAPVEASCANASSAGLPKTWFFAEGSTQPGFDEYILMSNMGDDNMNVTITYLTEDGAERDSVHLLPARSRRTVYVNAEMPGENGVAAIVRGEEGFVCERSMYFMHRGIPGGDDVMGVAAPSLELFFAEGFTGTADSPFEEWLLLLNPNLEEARVEVAYLFPEGEEKRVEYRVPPRRRLTISVDAEVGEGREVSALLRSDLPLVAERAMYFSYNNRWAGGHNGVAATAASGDWYLAEGYTGWEGSPFDEWILVANRNEAAAAVTVTYMFPDGSTRAFDHTAPPRGRMTVSVDADLGEGQMVSAHVHSDLPVVVERAMYFSYRGAWAGGHNCLGATAPASRLYFAEGYTGNPGSRFETWLLVQNTSREPKAARVDYVLSTGEVVTQVLELPPLSRTTVLANQLLERESLEFSMLVTSSDGSSSLLAERAMYFDYSGSFGPCQGGSDVVGY, from the coding sequence TTGAGGAGGCATGGCCTGGCTGCCGCCGCCTTCTGCGTGACCGTGGCGCTGGCGGCGGCGATGCTCGCGGCGGGGGGAGCCACGGCCGTGGGGGCGGAGATATCCTGGCACGAGCACGACGGCAACCCCGTCTATGACCCCGCCGACCACCGTGCCTATTATCCCTGCGTGCTCTACGACCCCGACGGGTTCTCGGGGCACGGGGCGACCTTCCATTACAAGATGTGGTACGGAGGTTACGAGTCTGCCCCCGGGTCCGCCCACAACCAGGCGGTGACCTACTCCGACGACGGGATCGACTGGTCCGCCCCGGTGGAGATGCAGGGCATCGCGGCCGGCGGGTACCACGCCCAGGTGGTGTACATCCCGGAGGGTTTCGGCGCCGGGCCTTATTTTTACAAGATCTGGTATTGGACCGGGGACATGGATTACACCATCGGTAATATGCGCACCGCCGATTCCGCCGACGGGGAAAACTGGGAGAACGACCAGGCCGTCACCCAGGACGCCGCCTACCCCCTGATCTCGGGCATCTCCGGCACGGACTGGAAGCGCGGCACCTACGGCCCGGTCTCCGTGCTCTACAACCCCTCGGCGTCAAACACCGGCGACGACCCCTTCGATCACACCTTCGCCATGTATTACGACGCCACCACCGGGGGCCAGGAGGTCATCGGCCTCGCCTACAGCGCGGACGGAGCGCACTGGACCCGCTACCACCTGCCGCCCTACGAGGACGCGCCCGTCTTCGACCACGGCTCCCCCGGGGACTGGGACAGCGACTACGCGACCTTCGGCACCGTCATCCCGGACATCGACGGCACCTGGCACCTGTGGTACTCGGGGAGCGGCCCCGCAGGCTTTGCCAACCAGGGCATCGGGCACGCCACCTCGCCCGACGGCATAAACTGGACCCGCGACCCCGAAAACCCCTTGTTCCACCGGGACGACGGGGTGGCCTGGAGGAATGTACGCACCTACACCCCCAGCGTGCTCTACAGCCCCGACGCCTTCCGCGGGCACGGAGAGAACGCGCGTTTCAAGATGTGGTTCTCGGGAAGGACCAACACCCCATCCACCAACTACTCCGTCGGCTACGCGTCCTCCCGGGAGCCCGTCCTCGCCCTCGAGAAGTCCTCCCAGCCCACAGGGCAGGTCAAGCCGGGCGACGAGCTGACCTACACCATGGTGGTCCGCAACGGCGGTAACGCTCCCGCCACGGGCACCACCCTGCGGGACGCCGTGCCCGCCCATACCTCCTACGTCGCGGGCTCCACCACCATCAACGGCGCCCCGGTCCCCGACAGCGGCGGCACCACCCCCCTGCAGGCCGGCATGAGCGTGAACTCCCCCGGTGACCCGCCGGGGACCATCGCCCCCGGAGGGCTAGCCACCGTCACCTTCAAGGCGAGGGTGATGTCCGGGACCCCCGGGGGCACCCGGGTGACCAACGCCGCCGCCGCGACCTGCTCCGAGCAGCCCTCCGGGGTCACGGCGCAGGCAGTCATCGAGGTGGCCGCTTCGGCGCCGAGCCTGGTCCTGGAAAAGACTTCCTTCCCGGCGAGAGAGGTGACGCGGGGATCGGTGATCCGCTACACCCTGCGCGCGCGCAACGTCGGGGACGCGGCCGCCACCGGGGCCAGGTTGACGGACGCCGTGCCCGCCCACACCGGCTACGTATCGCATACCACCACCCTCAACGGGATACGGGTGGAGGACGCGGGCGGCACCACCCCCCTGGCGGGAGGCATGGCCGTGAACTCCCCCGGCGAGGTGCCCGGCGTCATCGCCCCGGGGGCGGAGGCGGTGGTCACCTTCATGGTGCAGGTGGCCAACGACCTTCCCCTGGGCGCGGATGTGCGCAACGTGGCCGTGGCGGAGGCCGACGGGCTCGCGCCCGTGGAGGCGAGCTGCGCCAACGCATCCTCCGCCGGGCTCCCGAAGACCTGGTTCTTCGCGGAGGGTAGCACACAGCCCGGTTTCGACGAGTATATCCTCATGAGCAACATGGGCGATGACAACATGAACGTCACCATCACCTACCTCACCGAGGACGGCGCGGAGAGGGATTCCGTGCACCTCCTTCCGGCCCGCAGCCGGCGCACCGTATACGTCAACGCCGAGATGCCCGGCGAGAACGGGGTGGCGGCCATCGTGCGGGGCGAGGAAGGGTTCGTGTGCGAGCGCTCCATGTACTTTATGCACCGCGGCATCCCGGGCGGGGACGACGTCATGGGGGTGGCCGCCCCCAGCCTGGAGCTCTTCTTCGCCGAGGGGTTCACGGGAACGGCCGACAGCCCCTTCGAGGAATGGCTGCTGCTGCTCAACCCCAACCTTGAGGAGGCCCGGGTCGAGGTGGCCTATCTCTTCCCGGAGGGAGAGGAGAAGCGCGTGGAATACCGGGTGCCACCGCGCCGCCGCCTCACCATCAGCGTGGACGCCGAGGTGGGCGAGGGCAGGGAGGTGAGCGCCCTGCTGCGCTCCGACCTCCCGCTGGTGGCGGAGAGGGCCATGTATTTCTCCTACAACAACCGCTGGGCGGGCGGGCACAACGGTGTGGCGGCCACGGCGGCGAGCGGCGACTGGTACCTGGCCGAGGGATACACCGGTTGGGAGGGAAGCCCCTTCGACGAGTGGATCCTGGTCGCCAATCGCAACGAGGCAGCCGCCGCGGTCACCGTCACCTACATGTTCCCGGACGGATCCACGCGGGCCTTCGACCATACCGCCCCTCCCCGCGGCCGCATGACGGTGAGCGTGGACGCCGACCTGGGGGAAGGGCAGATGGTGAGCGCGCACGTGCACTCGGACCTCCCGGTGGTGGTGGAGCGGGCCATGTATTTCTCCTACCGCGGCGCCTGGGCGGGCGGGCACAACTGCCTCGGAGCCACCGCTCCCGCCTCCCGACTCTATTTCGCCGAGGGCTACACCGGCAACCCCGGCTCACGCTTCGAGACCTGGCTGCTGGTCCAGAACACCTCCCGCGAGCCGAAGGCGGCGCGGGTGGACTACGTGCTCTCCACCGGCGAGGTCGTGACCCAGGTACTGGAGCTGCCGCCGCTCTCCCGCACCACCGTCCTAGCCAACCAGCTCCTGGAAAGGGAGTCCCTGGAGTTCTCCATGCTCGTCACCTCGTCCGACGGATCATCTTCCCTGCTCGCCGAAAGGGCCATGTACTTCGACTACTCCGGCTCCTTCGGCCCCTGTCAAGGCGGCTCAGATGTGGTGGGATACTGA
- a CDS encoding 3-oxoacid CoA-transferase: MTEYNTMELMICAAARNLEDGKAVAVGTGAPCAAAMLAQKAYAPNLVIIFEAGGIAPLLPTMPISVGDSRTYYKAVMASGMCEVMETISRGLVDYCFLGGAQIDMYGNINSTVIGDWEKPKVRFPGSGGANDFGSMAWKIMVITPQDARRFVERVSFITTPGYLEGPGAREAAGLPADTGPHKVITNMAVMGFDPESKRMRVESIHKGYTFDDVQENTGFELLKAPEVVETPEPTEEELRLLREEVDPNRYIIGR; this comes from the coding sequence ATGACCGAGTACAACACCATGGAGCTGATGATCTGCGCCGCCGCCCGCAACCTGGAGGACGGTAAAGCCGTGGCGGTGGGCACCGGCGCCCCCTGCGCCGCCGCCATGCTGGCCCAGAAGGCCTACGCCCCCAACCTGGTGATCATCTTCGAGGCGGGAGGGATCGCCCCCCTGCTCCCCACCATGCCCATCTCGGTGGGGGACTCCCGCACCTACTACAAAGCGGTGATGGCCAGCGGAATGTGCGAGGTCATGGAGACCATCTCCCGCGGCCTGGTGGACTACTGCTTCCTGGGCGGCGCCCAGATCGACATGTACGGTAACATCAACTCCACGGTCATCGGCGACTGGGAGAAGCCCAAGGTGCGCTTCCCCGGCTCCGGCGGGGCCAACGACTTCGGATCCATGGCCTGGAAGATCATGGTCATCACCCCCCAGGACGCCCGCCGCTTCGTGGAGCGGGTGAGCTTCATCACCACGCCGGGCTATCTCGAAGGCCCGGGGGCGCGCGAGGCCGCCGGCCTGCCTGCCGATACCGGGCCGCACAAGGTGATCACCAACATGGCGGTGATGGGGTTCGACCCCGAGAGCAAGCGCATGCGCGTGGAATCCATCCATAAGGGCTATACCTTCGACGACGTGCAGGAAAACACCGGCTTCGAGCTCCTCAAGGCCCCCGAGGTGGTGGAGACCCCCGAGCCCACGGAGGAGGAGCTGCGTCTCCTACGCGAGGAGGTCGATCCCAACCGCTACATCATCGGGCGCTAG
- a CDS encoding CoA transferase subunit A: MFEVVAEGTGPLFMDPDADKAREFFRTKTRAMVSKVMTVSEAVGRFVHDGDYLAIGGFGANRIPTAVCHEIVRQRKKNLAFAGHTSTHDFQILAAGEVFNRCDIAYIIGLEARGLSPNARRYMESGKVECCEWTNYGMACRLKAAAAGVSFMPARNMMGTDTFKHSAAKVVKCPFTGENYVLYPALWPDVSAIHVHEADIYGNCRIKGISVADLELARASKRLIITTERLIPNEEIRSDPTSTLIPYYLVDAVCEVPFGSYPGNMPYEYFSDEEHLRQWLNVEKDPEEFKQFLDKYIYRTRDFNQYLELCGGLERINELRAIEHLIDLDGRG; this comes from the coding sequence ATGTTTGAAGTCGTCGCCGAAGGAACCGGCCCCCTCTTCATGGATCCCGACGCCGACAAGGCGCGGGAGTTCTTCCGCACCAAGACCCGGGCCATGGTGAGCAAGGTGATGACCGTCAGCGAGGCGGTGGGAAGATTCGTCCACGACGGCGATTACCTGGCCATCGGCGGTTTCGGGGCCAACCGCATCCCCACGGCCGTATGTCACGAGATCGTGAGGCAGCGCAAGAAAAACCTGGCCTTCGCCGGCCACACCTCCACGCATGATTTCCAGATCCTTGCAGCGGGAGAGGTCTTCAACCGCTGCGACATCGCCTACATCATCGGGCTGGAGGCGCGCGGCCTCTCGCCCAACGCGCGGCGCTACATGGAGAGCGGAAAGGTGGAGTGCTGCGAGTGGACCAACTACGGCATGGCCTGCCGCCTCAAGGCCGCGGCGGCCGGCGTCTCCTTCATGCCCGCGCGCAACATGATGGGCACCGACACCTTCAAGCACAGCGCCGCCAAGGTGGTGAAGTGCCCCTTCACGGGGGAGAACTACGTGCTCTACCCCGCCCTCTGGCCCGACGTCTCGGCCATCCACGTGCATGAGGCGGACATCTACGGCAACTGCCGCATCAAGGGCATCTCCGTGGCCGACCTGGAGCTGGCGCGCGCCTCCAAGCGCCTCATCATCACCACCGAGCGCCTCATACCCAACGAGGAGATACGCTCCGACCCCACCTCCACCCTCATCCCCTACTACCTGGTGGACGCGGTGTGCGAGGTGCCCTTCGGGAGCTACCCGGGCAACATGCCCTACGAGTACTTCTCCGACGAGGAACACCTCCGGCAGTGGCTGAACGTGGAGAAGGACCCCGAGGAGTTCAAACAGTTCCTGGACAAGTACATCTACCGGACCCGCGACTTCAACCAGTACCTGGAGCTCTGCGGAGGCCTGGAGCGCATCAACGAGCTGCGCGCCATAGAACACCTCATCGACCTCGACGGGAGGGGGTAG
- a CDS encoding MEDS domain-containing protein, producing MSMHHRLSLTRRVEWKASTPFERIDLIPELETITAGSHLCHLYASRGERRKTALSFLYRGLERGEKTVYVGDRKSRAAITEGLAEMGVDVPSCLASGQLMTLPAEETYLPEGTFDPAVTLGFWTRLEEMARGEGWAGLRAAGEMSWVLTRPPGWEKFVEYEAEVNRLPAAENCVLLCQYDRAAFDPRFLLDLLRVHPLVAVDGEVFDNPYYLPPGEFLHNMSTSSVLHYHLEQMKERKIALSEVLAAREFAEAIVETVREPLLVLDADLRVVSANRSFYRTFQVGAEETVGRLVYELGDREWDIPELRGLLEDILPLNTSFEGLEVEREFPRIGRKSMVLNARRIHHGGHRAEMILLALEDATALRKAEERMRGLSRLYLSLGADFLSNMESVIVTCRGLLAAEFAVYARPEGGKLSLLTTLPGEEGFFICERPSDFAGWPLLAGNGGGFLAAAPGEGERNLGGDPLAARHGCRFFLGVPVLLDGHPKGVLGVYAGERGAAGEDERETLALLARALQIEEERLARERGLKDFIDVASHELRHPVTIIKGYALTLKERMGELAGERVREMLTAIDQGSDRITRLVESLLDTSNIERGRFQLEPEETDLSSLLRQAVEETGAPEGRILLTLRGELGSCRLDRDRLLEVLSILLDNANKFSPPGTAVEVEAERMEGACLVSVLDRGPGIPPEERERVFDRFHQLEQVRFHSKPGMGMGLFIAREIVERHGGKIWCEKRAGGGSAFRFTLPL from the coding sequence TTGTCCATGCATCACCGCCTCTCCCTTACCCGGCGGGTTGAGTGGAAAGCTTCGACCCCTTTTGAGAGGATAGATCTGATCCCTGAACTCGAGACCATCACGGCGGGAAGCCACCTCTGCCACCTCTACGCATCGCGGGGAGAACGGCGGAAAACAGCCCTTTCCTTCCTCTACCGAGGCCTGGAGCGCGGCGAAAAGACGGTCTACGTCGGAGACCGGAAAAGCCGGGCGGCCATCACGGAGGGACTCGCGGAGATGGGCGTCGACGTACCCTCATGCCTCGCCAGCGGGCAGCTCATGACCCTGCCGGCCGAGGAGACCTATCTCCCGGAAGGGACCTTCGACCCCGCCGTGACGCTGGGCTTCTGGACACGACTGGAGGAAATGGCCCGCGGCGAGGGTTGGGCGGGACTACGCGCAGCGGGGGAGATGTCCTGGGTCCTCACCCGTCCTCCTGGATGGGAAAAGTTCGTGGAATACGAGGCGGAGGTCAACCGGCTTCCCGCGGCGGAGAACTGCGTCCTGCTGTGCCAGTACGACCGCGCGGCCTTCGACCCCCGTTTCCTCCTCGACCTCCTGCGCGTGCACCCCCTGGTGGCGGTGGACGGAGAGGTCTTTGACAACCCTTACTACCTGCCTCCGGGAGAGTTCCTGCATAACATGAGCACGTCTTCGGTGCTCCACTACCACCTCGAGCAGATGAAGGAACGCAAGATCGCCCTCTCCGAGGTCCTGGCGGCGCGGGAGTTCGCCGAGGCCATCGTGGAGACGGTGCGCGAGCCCCTGCTGGTGCTGGACGCGGACCTGCGGGTGGTGAGCGCCAACCGCTCTTTCTACCGCACCTTCCAGGTGGGAGCGGAAGAGACGGTGGGCAGGCTCGTCTACGAGCTCGGCGACCGCGAGTGGGACATCCCGGAGCTCCGCGGCCTGCTGGAGGACATCCTCCCCCTGAACACCTCCTTCGAAGGCCTGGAGGTGGAGCGCGAATTCCCGCGCATCGGCCGGAAGTCCATGGTGCTCAACGCCCGCCGCATCCATCACGGCGGGCACCGTGCCGAGATGATCCTCCTGGCCCTCGAGGATGCCACGGCGCTAAGGAAGGCCGAGGAGAGGATGCGCGGCCTTAGCCGGCTCTATCTCTCGCTGGGAGCAGATTTCCTCTCCAACATGGAGAGCGTCATCGTGACCTGTCGCGGCCTGCTCGCCGCCGAGTTCGCCGTCTACGCCAGGCCGGAGGGCGGGAAGCTCTCCCTCCTCACCACCCTCCCCGGAGAGGAGGGCTTCTTCATCTGCGAGCGCCCCTCCGACTTCGCCGGCTGGCCCCTGCTGGCGGGGAACGGCGGCGGGTTCCTGGCCGCGGCGCCGGGAGAGGGGGAGCGGAACCTGGGCGGGGACCCGCTGGCGGCCAGGCACGGCTGCCGCTTCTTCCTCGGCGTCCCGGTGCTCTTGGACGGTCACCCCAAGGGCGTGCTCGGCGTATATGCCGGCGAGCGGGGGGCGGCAGGCGAGGACGAGCGCGAGACGCTCGCCCTGCTGGCGCGCGCCCTGCAGATCGAGGAGGAGCGCCTGGCCAGGGAAAGGGGCCTGAAGGACTTCATCGACGTCGCCTCCCACGAGCTGCGCCACCCCGTCACCATCATCAAGGGGTACGCCCTCACCCTCAAGGAGCGCATGGGTGAGCTTGCCGGCGAGCGGGTGAGGGAGATGCTCACCGCCATAGACCAGGGCTCCGACCGCATCACGCGCCTGGTGGAGAGCCTCCTGGACACCTCCAATATCGAGCGCGGGCGCTTTCAGCTCGAGCCGGAGGAGACGGATCTCTCCTCGCTCCTGCGCCAGGCCGTCGAGGAGACGGGGGCCCCGGAGGGGCGCATCCTGCTCACGTTGCGGGGGGAGCTCGGGAGCTGCCGCCTGGACCGTGACCGCCTGCTGGAGGTGCTGTCCATCCTCCTCGACAACGCCAACAAGTTCTCTCCTCCGGGGACGGCGGTGGAGGTGGAGGCCGAGCGCATGGAGGGCGCCTGCCTGGTCTCGGTGCTGGACCGCGGCCCTGGCATCCCACCGGAAGAGCGGGAGCGCGTCTTCGACCGCTTTCACCAGTTGGAGCAGGTCCGCTTCCATTCCAAGCCGGGAATGGGCATGGGCTTGTTCATCGCCCGCGAGATCGTCGAGCGCCATGGTGGAAAAATATGGTGCGAGAAACGCGCCGGCGGGGGATCTGCCTTCCGTTTCACCCTTCCTTTATGA
- a CDS encoding acetate--CoA ligase family protein yields the protein MGIIDEALAKGQRALSEYQAKLFLKERNIPVTREELVLGEEEAIAAAERLGYPVVLKACGPEIAHKTERNLVQVGLDSPDEVRKAYKTIVENLGGDPYDGVLVQEMIKGERELVVGLVRDPQFGPCVMFGLGGIFTEVLKDTSFRVAPIEKYDALQMMEEIKSKAILGPFRGKEAVDRDLLADILIAVGDIGMEFDAVKEIDMNPVIIQGSRPVVVDSLIVLGDGSS from the coding sequence ATGGGAATAATCGACGAGGCTTTGGCGAAGGGCCAGAGGGCTCTCTCTGAATACCAGGCCAAGCTCTTCCTCAAGGAGCGCAACATCCCCGTCACCAGGGAGGAACTGGTGCTGGGGGAGGAGGAGGCCATAGCGGCGGCCGAGAGGCTCGGCTACCCCGTGGTGCTAAAGGCCTGCGGGCCGGAGATAGCGCACAAGACGGAGCGCAACCTGGTGCAGGTGGGGCTGGACAGCCCGGACGAGGTGAGGAAGGCATACAAGACCATCGTCGAGAACCTGGGGGGAGACCCCTATGACGGGGTGCTGGTGCAGGAGATGATCAAGGGCGAGCGCGAGCTGGTGGTGGGCCTGGTGAGGGACCCGCAGTTCGGGCCCTGCGTGATGTTCGGGCTGGGAGGCATCTTCACCGAGGTGCTCAAGGACACCTCCTTCCGCGTCGCCCCCATCGAGAAGTACGACGCCCTCCAGATGATGGAGGAGATCAAGAGCAAGGCCATCCTCGGCCCCTTCCGCGGCAAGGAGGCGGTGGACCGCGACCTCCTGGCGGACATCCTCATCGCCGTCGGCGACATCGGCATGGAGTTCGACGCCGTGAAGGAGATCGACATGAACCCGGTGATCATCCAGGGCTCCAGGCCGGTGGTGGTGGACTCCCTGATCGTCCTGGGCGACGGCTCCTCCTGA
- a CDS encoding saccharopine dehydrogenase NADP-binding domain-containing protein — MKVVALGGAGMMGRFGVRDLASKDSVEELLIADYNLEEAKALARELGPKCRAVKVDANDHAQMVETVRGFDVAMGTIGPFYKYEKKVASACIEAGVNYVSICDDYDAAADFMDLDEAAKKAGVTAITGVGWTPGITNVFARLGADQLDEVEEIATSWACDPADTAGKAVTLHYLHAVTGMIPSYIDGRIQHIKAGSGLERITFPPTVGAVDCFHAGHPEPVTIPRFINCRTVTLKGGLTDKFLVMMCNAIVAMGLTDTERKKEVVGGFFNKLLPYVENIGRPPETCSACRTDITGRKDGKWVHLAYGAAAHMDMLTCLPTSIAVQMVGEGLVTEKGALAPEACLPPREFLKRLAEGGVRLYEGDEMARALAL, encoded by the coding sequence ATGAAGGTAGTGGCACTGGGAGGCGCAGGCATGATGGGACGCTTCGGGGTCAGGGACCTGGCCTCGAAGGACAGCGTCGAGGAGTTGCTCATCGCGGACTACAACCTCGAGGAGGCGAAGGCACTTGCCCGGGAGCTGGGGCCCAAGTGCCGGGCGGTCAAGGTGGACGCCAACGACCACGCCCAGATGGTGGAGACGGTGCGCGGCTTCGACGTGGCCATGGGCACCATCGGCCCCTTCTACAAGTACGAGAAGAAGGTGGCGAGCGCATGCATCGAGGCGGGCGTGAACTACGTGAGTATCTGCGACGACTACGACGCGGCCGCCGACTTCATGGACCTGGACGAGGCGGCGAAGAAGGCGGGAGTCACCGCCATCACCGGCGTGGGCTGGACCCCGGGAATAACCAACGTCTTCGCGCGGCTGGGAGCGGACCAGCTCGACGAGGTGGAGGAGATCGCCACCTCCTGGGCCTGCGACCCCGCGGACACCGCCGGCAAGGCGGTGACCCTGCATTACCTGCACGCGGTCACGGGTATGATCCCCTCCTACATCGACGGCCGGATACAGCACATCAAGGCGGGATCGGGGCTGGAGCGCATAACCTTCCCGCCCACGGTGGGGGCGGTGGACTGCTTCCACGCCGGGCACCCCGAGCCGGTGACCATCCCGCGCTTCATCAACTGCCGGACGGTCACCCTCAAGGGTGGGCTCACCGACAAGTTCCTGGTGATGATGTGCAACGCCATCGTGGCCATGGGCCTCACCGACACCGAGCGCAAGAAGGAGGTGGTGGGAGGGTTTTTCAACAAGCTCCTTCCCTACGTGGAGAACATCGGCAGGCCTCCGGAAACCTGCTCCGCTTGCCGCACCGACATCACCGGCAGGAAGGACGGCAAATGGGTGCACCTGGCATACGGCGCCGCCGCCCACATGGACATGCTCACCTGCCTTCCCACCTCCATCGCCGTGCAGATGGTCGGCGAGGGGCTGGTGACGGAGAAGGGCGCCCTTGCCCCGGAGGCCTGCCTGCCCCCGCGGGAGTTCCTCAAGCGACTGGCGGAGGGGGGAGTCCGTCTCTACGAGGGCGATGAAATGGCCAGGGCCCTCGCCCTATAG
- a CDS encoding acetate--CoA ligase, with the protein MSEVVWKPYGDYIEKANITRFMRKHGISTYEELLARSTEELEWFWDAIMEDLDIRWYRPYERVLDTSEGIQWAKWYLGGKTNIVLNCLDKHMRTPVRNKLAFIWEGDDGAIRRYTYGDVYRETCKMANALKNLRVGKGDTVGIYMPMSPQIIFSLLACWKVGAITIPIFSGFGPAPLAARLRNAEAKVLITADGSMRRGKVFPIKENADEAVDQVPSVKHVVVLKRVGIDIPWHAIRDIWMHQLVQGLPEDCPTEEMDSEDHAMIIYTSGTTGAPKGAVHTHGGCLAQICKELGYYFDVKQEDIFFWLTDIGWMMGPWMIIGVMNFGGTFVIFEGVPDYPEPDRLWELTERHAISTFGISPTAIRMLMRFGESWIDKHDLSSLRILGSTGEPWDPESWMWYFEKVGRGKLPIINISGGTEIVGCFLSPLPITDLKPITLRGPGLGMAIDVYDDEGRPVRGEKGHLVAVKPAPSMTRGFWRDPERYLETYWSRWPGVWYHGDWASVDEDGFWFLHGRSDDTIKVSGRRTGPAEIEAALMEHEAVTEAAAIGVPHDIKGEAVVCFVVLRPDFKPTSELAESIKDRAADFLGKVGRPDEVHFVPALPKTRSAKIVRRLIKARYLGEELGDLASVENPQALDDIPVRRS; encoded by the coding sequence ATGAGCGAGGTCGTCTGGAAACCGTACGGGGACTACATCGAGAAGGCCAACATCACCAGGTTCATGCGCAAGCACGGCATCTCCACCTACGAGGAGCTGCTCGCCAGGAGCACCGAGGAGCTGGAGTGGTTCTGGGACGCCATCATGGAGGACCTGGACATCCGCTGGTACCGACCGTACGAGAGGGTGCTGGACACCTCGGAGGGCATCCAGTGGGCGAAGTGGTACCTGGGCGGCAAGACCAACATCGTCCTCAACTGCCTGGACAAGCACATGCGGACCCCGGTGAGGAACAAGCTCGCCTTCATCTGGGAGGGCGACGACGGCGCCATCCGCCGCTACACCTACGGGGACGTCTACCGCGAGACCTGCAAGATGGCCAACGCCCTCAAGAACCTGCGGGTGGGAAAGGGCGACACCGTGGGCATCTACATGCCCATGAGCCCCCAGATCATCTTCTCCCTCCTGGCCTGCTGGAAGGTGGGGGCCATCACCATCCCCATCTTCTCCGGTTTCGGGCCCGCCCCCCTGGCGGCTCGCCTGCGCAACGCCGAGGCCAAGGTGCTCATCACCGCCGACGGGTCCATGCGCAGGGGCAAGGTCTTCCCCATCAAGGAGAACGCCGACGAGGCGGTGGACCAGGTGCCCTCCGTGAAGCACGTGGTGGTGCTGAAGCGTGTGGGCATCGACATCCCGTGGCACGCCATACGCGACATCTGGATGCACCAGCTGGTGCAAGGCCTCCCCGAGGACTGCCCCACGGAGGAGATGGACTCCGAGGACCACGCCATGATCATCTACACCTCCGGCACCACCGGCGCCCCCAAGGGCGCGGTGCACACCCACGGGGGCTGCCTGGCCCAGATATGCAAGGAGCTGGGCTACTACTTCGACGTCAAGCAGGAGGACATCTTCTTCTGGCTCACCGACATCGGCTGGATGATGGGGCCCTGGATGATCATCGGGGTGATGAACTTCGGGGGCACCTTCGTGATCTTCGAGGGGGTCCCCGACTACCCCGAGCCGGACCGCCTCTGGGAGCTCACCGAGCGCCACGCCATAAGCACCTTCGGCATCTCCCCCACCGCCATCCGCATGCTCATGCGCTTCGGGGAGTCCTGGATAGACAAGCACGACCTCTCCAGCCTGCGCATCCTGGGCTCCACCGGGGAGCCCTGGGACCCCGAATCCTGGATGTGGTACTTCGAGAAGGTGGGCCGGGGAAAGCTCCCCATCATCAACATCTCCGGGGGCACCGAGATCGTGGGCTGCTTCCTCTCCCCCCTGCCCATCACCGACCTCAAGCCCATCACCCTGCGCGGCCCCGGGCTGGGCATGGCCATAGACGTCTACGACGACGAGGGCCGGCCGGTGCGAGGGGAGAAGGGGCACCTGGTGGCGGTCAAGCCCGCCCCCTCCATGACCCGGGGCTTCTGGCGCGACCCTGAGCGCTACCTGGAGACCTACTGGTCGCGCTGGCCCGGCGTGTGGTACCACGGCGACTGGGCCAGCGTGGACGAGGACGGCTTCTGGTTCCTGCACGGCCGCTCCGACGACACCATCAAGGTCTCGGGGCGGCGCACCGGCCCCGCGGAGATCGAGGCTGCCTTGATGGAGCACGAGGCGGTCACGGAGGCGGCGGCCATCGGCGTCCCCCACGACATCAAGGGGGAGGCGGTGGTGTGCTTTGTGGTCCTAAGGCCCGACTTCAAGCCCACCTCCGAGCTCGCGGAGTCCATCAAGGACAGGGCAGCCGACTTCCTGGGCAAGGTGGGACGTCCCGACGAGGTGCATTTCGTGCCCGCCCTGCCCAAGACCCGCTCCGCCAAGATCGTGCGCCGCCTCATCAAAGCCCGATACCTTGGGGAGGAGCTGGGGGACCTGGCCTCGGTGGAGAACCCGCAGGCGCTGGACGACATACCGGTCCGCAGAAGCTGA